A genome region from Streptomyces sp. NBC_01296 includes the following:
- a CDS encoding FtsW/RodA/SpoVE family cell cycle protein, translated as MTALTAEVAEPAPPPPPDGSASKRRGVELTLLAGAVLISVLGHHYVGLATTGHIPRPAGHYATGLAGAALIAHLAVRFRAPYADPLVLPIAVLLNGLGLVLIQRLDVTTPAHLTAGDQLRWSALGVALFVLVVVLLRDHRVLQKYAYLSVAAALALMLVPVFFPAVNGAHIWIRFAGLSFQPGEFAKILLAVFFAAYLAANRTALALTGRRLFWKLRLLPGRVLGPILAIWLLSVGVLVLERDLGTSLLFFGLFVVMLFTATGRIGWIAIGLLLAALGAYAVGTLEPHVHSRVEDWLNPFASIERGEGPGQLAQSLFAFGAGGLLGSGLGHGQSFLIGFAAKSDFILATAGEELGLAGLTAILLLYGLLVDRGFRAGLALRDPFGRLLATGLASIVALQVFVIAGGVTGLIPLTGMAMPFLAQGGSSVVTNWIIVALLVRLGDSARRPRPAEGAAEARAGDAA; from the coding sequence ATGACCGCTCTGACGGCAGAGGTGGCGGAGCCCGCCCCGCCCCCACCCCCCGACGGCTCCGCATCCAAACGCAGGGGCGTCGAGCTGACGCTCCTCGCCGGGGCCGTCCTCATCTCCGTCCTCGGCCACCACTACGTCGGCCTCGCCACCACCGGCCACATCCCCCGGCCCGCCGGCCACTACGCCACCGGCCTGGCCGGCGCCGCCCTGATCGCGCACCTCGCCGTCCGCTTCCGGGCCCCGTACGCCGACCCGCTCGTCCTCCCCATCGCCGTCCTGCTCAACGGCCTCGGCCTCGTCCTCATCCAGCGCCTCGACGTCACCACGCCCGCCCACCTCACCGCCGGGGACCAACTGCGCTGGTCCGCCCTGGGCGTGGCCCTCTTCGTCCTCGTCGTCGTCCTGCTGCGCGACCACCGCGTGCTCCAGAAGTACGCCTACCTCTCCGTGGCCGCCGCCCTCGCGCTGATGCTCGTCCCCGTGTTCTTCCCGGCCGTCAACGGCGCCCACATCTGGATCCGGTTCGCCGGACTCTCCTTCCAGCCCGGCGAGTTCGCCAAGATCCTGCTCGCCGTCTTCTTCGCCGCCTACCTCGCCGCGAACCGCACCGCGCTCGCCCTCACCGGCCGCCGGCTCTTCTGGAAGCTGCGCCTCCTGCCCGGCCGGGTCCTCGGCCCGATCCTCGCGATCTGGCTGCTCAGCGTCGGCGTGCTCGTCCTCGAACGCGATCTCGGGACATCGCTGCTCTTCTTCGGCCTCTTCGTCGTCATGCTGTTCACCGCCACCGGCCGGATCGGCTGGATCGCGATCGGGCTGCTGCTGGCCGCCCTGGGCGCGTACGCCGTCGGCACGTTGGAGCCACACGTGCACAGCCGGGTCGAGGACTGGCTGAATCCTTTCGCCTCCATCGAGCGCGGCGAGGGCCCCGGCCAGCTCGCCCAGTCCCTCTTCGCCTTCGGGGCCGGCGGACTGCTCGGCTCCGGGCTCGGCCACGGCCAGTCCTTCCTCATCGGCTTCGCCGCCAAGTCCGACTTCATCCTCGCCACCGCCGGCGAGGAGCTCGGCCTCGCCGGCCTCACCGCGATCCTGCTCCTCTACGGGCTCCTCGTGGACCGCGGATTCCGTGCCGGGCTCGCCCTGCGCGACCCCTTCGGGCGCCTCCTCGCCACCGGGCTCGCCTCGATCGTCGCGCTCCAGGTCTTCGTCATCGCCGGGGGAGTCACCGGGCTGATCCCGCTCACCGGCATGGCCATGCCCTTCCTCGCCCAGGGCGGCTCCTCCGTCGTCACCAACTGGATCATCGTCGCGCTGCTCGTCCGGCTCGGCGACAGCGCCCGCCGCCCCCGCCCCGCCGAAGGGGCCGCCGAGGCCCGGGCGGGGGACGCAGCGTGA
- a CDS encoding DUF6325 family protein, which yields MGPVEFIVLAFPEEQLRVPAVEAVMGLRKAGVVRLIDGLVVSKTAAGEVMAAEFDEFMELQGLLRHREAAQLIGAEDIGEAAELLERGSCALLLVVEHVWAEDAAIAVRAAGGRIVGSVRIPPERTGAA from the coding sequence ATGGGACCAGTGGAATTCATCGTCCTCGCCTTTCCGGAGGAGCAGCTGCGCGTGCCGGCGGTCGAGGCCGTGATGGGGCTGCGCAAGGCGGGGGTGGTCCGGCTCATCGACGGGCTCGTGGTCTCGAAGACGGCGGCGGGTGAGGTGATGGCGGCGGAGTTCGACGAGTTCATGGAGCTCCAGGGGCTGCTGAGGCACCGTGAGGCCGCGCAGCTGATCGGGGCGGAGGACATCGGGGAGGCGGCGGAGCTGCTGGAGCGGGGCAGCTGCGCGCTGCTGCTGGTGGTGGAGCACGTGTGGGCCGAGGACGCGGCGATCGCCGTACGGGCGGCGGGCGGGCGGATCGTGGGCTCGGTCCGGATCCCGCCGGAGCGGACGGGGGCGGCCTGA
- a CDS encoding SHOCT domain-containing protein has product MFIRPVGVRVEPARRPSGHPLLRGLLSRAAGPPTPSPWQDRTPEPYAEPAEPGAEPGAEPGAEPAEPGAAAISERGFVAGAPQGAGPGTRPGAGAGGPTTGPGAPPGGLAAELAELAKLAREGLLTPQEFKEAKARLLHP; this is encoded by the coding sequence ATGTTCATCCGCCCGGTCGGGGTGAGAGTGGAACCGGCCCGCCGCCCCTCGGGCCACCCCTTGCTCCGCGGCCTCCTCTCCCGAGCAGCGGGCCCCCCGACCCCCTCGCCCTGGCAGGACCGCACCCCGGAGCCGTACGCCGAACCGGCGGAGCCGGGGGCGGAGCCGGGGGCGGAGCCGGGCGCCGAACCGGCGGAGCCGGGCGCCGCGGCCATCTCCGAGCGGGGGTTCGTGGCCGGCGCGCCACAGGGGGCCGGGCCGGGGACCAGGCCGGGCGCCGGGGCCGGCGGCCCGACCACCGGGCCGGGGGCCCCACCCGGCGGGCTGGCCGCCGAGCTCGCGGAGCTGGCGAAGCTGGCCCGGGAGGGCCTCCTGACCCCGCAGGAGTTCAAGGAGGCCAAGGCCCGCCTCCTCCACCCCTGA
- a CDS encoding NlpC/P60 family protein gives MSRRLLRAACIAAVVVTAGPFPATHAKPAPDSPSARATARQSPGAADAVTRHAARGANADPRQNPGATDAGDSPPRQGPGGARQNPGFRGRTAPQGLGAADAITPQAADPADAVARQGAGATPRQSPGAGGTTVRRAPGAGGTTGPRATNAGDSPARQGPGGDARRSLGSADAGDRASAGSADTPAPQTTGGADATAPRAGTSADVDAPASPGAADATVPRATGSADAGDPASPRAAGAAGSAAGLGAAGVGGLLAQLRGLYRQAEEAAEAYNATEVALKAAQDEELRLSAALGKARTALGAEKAAAGRMAREQYQGARGFSPYARMLLTGDPQAAQDQRRLTAREGARRAGVLARLTRGEHRADVLATAARKSLDARQSLTAQRKQHKQQVDLKLKQVERMLASLSPEQLTRLGTREAADTATAQRNLLDSGRLATTPRTPTAAGGAALTYATEQIGKPYVWGAEGPGSFDCSGLTSQAWAHAGRSIPRTSQEQWAQLPKVPLDELRPGDLVVYFPTATHVALYVGDGKVIQAPRPGAKVKVSPIAANPLLGAVRPDPDGAPLAEFTAPPVPEASGGDDSGYSADAAPADATDATSAT, from the coding sequence ATGTCACGCCGCCTGCTCCGCGCCGCCTGCATCGCCGCCGTGGTCGTCACGGCCGGGCCGTTCCCCGCCACCCACGCCAAGCCCGCCCCCGACAGCCCGTCGGCCCGCGCCACCGCGCGGCAGTCACCCGGTGCGGCGGACGCCGTCACCCGCCACGCCGCCCGCGGGGCGAACGCCGACCCCCGGCAGAATCCCGGTGCCACCGACGCCGGAGACTCGCCCCCGCGCCAAGGCCCCGGCGGCGCCCGCCAGAACCCGGGCTTCAGGGGTCGCACCGCCCCGCAGGGGCTCGGCGCGGCGGACGCGATCACCCCGCAGGCCGCCGATCCGGCGGATGCCGTCGCCCGCCAGGGTGCCGGCGCCACCCCACGGCAATCCCCCGGCGCCGGAGGCACCACCGTCCGGCGGGCTCCGGGCGCCGGAGGCACCACCGGGCCCCGGGCCACCAACGCCGGAGACTCGCCCGCGCGTCAAGGCCCCGGCGGCGACGCCCGGCGGAGCCTCGGCTCGGCGGATGCCGGCGACCGGGCGAGCGCCGGCTCCGCGGACACCCCCGCACCGCAGACCACCGGCGGGGCGGACGCCACCGCTCCCCGGGCAGGCACCTCGGCGGATGTCGACGCCCCGGCGAGCCCCGGCGCGGCCGACGCCACCGTGCCCCGGGCCACCGGCTCGGCGGATGCCGGCGACCCGGCGAGCCCCCGGGCCGCAGGCGCCGCCGGTTCGGCGGCGGGCCTCGGGGCCGCGGGGGTCGGGGGGTTGCTGGCGCAGCTGCGGGGGCTTTATCGGCAGGCCGAAGAGGCCGCCGAGGCCTACAACGCCACCGAAGTCGCGCTCAAGGCCGCCCAGGACGAGGAGCTGCGGCTCAGTGCCGCGCTCGGGAAGGCCCGTACCGCCCTCGGGGCGGAGAAGGCCGCCGCCGGGCGGATGGCCCGGGAGCAGTACCAGGGGGCCCGCGGCTTCTCCCCGTACGCCCGGATGCTGCTCACCGGCGACCCCCAGGCCGCCCAGGACCAGCGCCGGCTCACCGCCCGCGAGGGCGCCCGCCGGGCGGGGGTGCTGGCCCGCCTCACCCGCGGCGAGCACCGGGCCGACGTCCTCGCCACCGCCGCCCGCAAGTCCCTCGACGCCCGGCAGTCCCTGACCGCGCAGCGCAAGCAGCACAAGCAGCAGGTCGACCTCAAGCTCAAGCAGGTCGAGCGGATGCTCGCCTCGCTCAGCCCCGAGCAGCTCACCCGGCTCGGCACCCGCGAGGCCGCCGACACCGCCACCGCGCAGCGGAATCTGCTGGACTCCGGCCGGCTCGCCACCACCCCCCGTACGCCCACGGCCGCCGGCGGCGCCGCCCTGACCTACGCCACCGAGCAGATCGGCAAACCGTACGTGTGGGGTGCCGAGGGGCCGGGGTCCTTCGACTGCTCCGGGCTCACCTCACAGGCCTGGGCACACGCCGGCCGGTCCATCCCCCGGACCAGCCAGGAGCAGTGGGCGCAGCTCCCCAAGGTGCCCCTGGACGAGCTGCGCCCCGGCGATCTGGTGGTCTACTTCCCCACCGCCACCCATGTGGCCCTGTACGTCGGCGACGGAAAGGTGATCCAGGCCCCGCGGCCCGGCGCGAAGGTCAAGGTCTCCCCCATCGCGGCCAATCCGCTGCTCGGAGCCGTACGGCCCGATCCCGACGGGGCCCCGCTCGCCGAGTTCACCGCGCCGCCGGTCCCCGAGGCCTCGGGCGGCGACGACAGCGGTTACTCCGCCGACGCGGCGCCGGCCGACGCAACCGACGCGACCTCCGCCACGTAG